The nucleotide sequence CGTCGACAACGACCGGTCCCCGTCCGCGGCAGCGATCGTCTTCGCCAGGTACTTGTAACCGTCCCCGGCCGACATCACCCGCATCGACACAGTCATGAGAGGCAGGTGTGCGCCCAGATGAGTGGTTAACCAGCGCCGGGCGCAACCGCCAAGCCCGACGGCTGGAGCGCCCCAAGCGCTACGCTCAGATATTGTATATTGATCCGATAGTATTGCAGCAATGTGTGCTAGTTGCGACGATGCTCGCATGAGTCATGTGCAGGGACACACTACGCATCCATCCCTTCGGCGACTCCGGGTCATGATCACCGTCGTCGCCACGACCGTGCTGAGCATCGGGGCCGTTGCAGCTCCGTCGTCAGCCGAATCCGCTGTCGAGACGCCCGGCGGGCCGATGCATGGCGGTCGGCCTGCAGGCAGCGCTGAACCGCTCACCTATGAGGATCTCCTCGACCCCGGAAATGCGCAGCGATTCTCCGGTGAGGTGTTCGCTGACGACCTCATCGATGACGGCAACTCGATGAGGTCGGCGGCGACCCCCGAAGAGTGCGAGGAAGCGTGGGGCGACGGGCCACCCTACGATGAGGACTTCAATCCAGAATGGCTCTGGGTGGTCCTTTCACGGAATGAGGCGTGCTCGCTTGGCTCGGTCGGCGGCGTCGAGCCAAGCCGGTTCGTGGTGTATTCGGCTTACCAAACTGCCGAAATGATCCTGTCATCGAATCAGATGCTGGTCATGTTGGATATCGGCCCGATCATTGTGAGCCAGGGCGTCAACCCTAGGTCGGACACCCTCACCATCGACGTTGCATGTGTCGAGCTCGCCGACGAGGTGACCTGCGAAACCAGTGACGGCGACGGCGAGACGAGGACGCTGGAGAATTGGCAGAACGCTGTCGTGCTCGTCACCGTCAACCTCGAAGAGTCAACAGGCTTCGGCGATGATCACGCCGCGCACAGCGGGCTCTACATCTCCAGCGACCTCCATGCCGGCGGGGACACCGCTCCGCCTTCGCCCGCGCCGCCGGTGAACCAGCTGCTGGACTTCCGCTGCGACAAGGCGACCTACGTCTCCCGCCCGCTCGGGTGTGTCTTCCACGAGTTCGTGCCTGAGTTGGTCTTCGACGCCACCGAGACGTCGACGTACGAAGAGGCCGCCCTACACATCCAGGATGCCCTGTACGCCCCGGAGCGGACCGTTCCGAACACTGGCGTGCGCATGCCAGGACGCCAGGATCTCGACGAACCGCTGCGCCGAAATTTCTACGGGAACCGGAGCCGCACGATCGTTCAGAACAAGTGCCAGGAACTCTGGCCGGGCTATCCGGCTCAGGGCCTCGAATGCGATGAGTACCCGTTCGCAAGCACCTACCAGAACGCCAACTACGGCCCGTACAGCGTCAGGGCGATACCCGCGCTACAGAACTTCGACGCGGGCCAGGTGATCAACGCCCTCTACCGCGACCAGCGGCTACTGGATGGCGACGACTTCTTCGTCGATGTCTTCGGTGAGGAGCCCAACCCCGGCGAGCTCACAGCTGAGGTCACCACCGCACAGCACGGCTACTGCTACTTCGAGACGGTCGGAGGCGCGCAGTTCTGGTACTTCAGCGGACCGGGCGAGACGAGCGGCTACTACTGCTACGACGGCGCACAGGGGCAGGTGTCAGCGGAGAACTGGCTGCCGAGCCCGGACGCTGAGATGGTCAGCGCCCTCGAGCTTCGAACAAGCAACGAGGTCCACGGCCTCGACGACGCCACCACCGACTGTGATCCCGGCACCTGCAATGCAGCGCTGGACACGGACGACTTCACCGTGACACCGCTGCTGGGAAGCGAATCGCTACCGCAGATGTGCGTCAGGGCCAGCTTCGATGCCGACTACGAAGCCGGCCTCGTCCAACGCTGGACAGAGGCATGCATCCAACCCCAGGGCGACGCCGTCCGATCGCAGACCAATCGCGTCATCGGCACAACAACGCCCCCGCGCTGATCCACCACTACAACTAGGCTCGGTGTGGTCCTGCGATGCTGCCGGCGGGACCACACCGAGCCCCACACGACCCGGACCACCTAGCCCAGGAGTGATCAACAGTGCTTGTCATCGCCGTTGAGCACCAGGTGATGACGACCTACTCCAGCTTCGGCCTGATGGGCGACGGTGACGTCGATGTCCTGAACCTCTCGATGACCGCGGTGGTCGAGTGCGGCGCCGGCCTGTGTCTCTTCCGCAGCGGCGCCTCCGACCACACCGCCGATGTCCGCATCGAAATCTGGGACTCCACACCCGAGCCGGCAAGTGGCTGGGACGAGGCCGAGTACGGCTCCAACGAACTGGACGCGACCCGGTTCGAACTCCAGTCACTCGCGGTCACCAACGACATCAGCGTGCCCATCCCCGGACTGCCCCGAATCCCGATCCAGCCGATCCACTACACCGTGCAGGCATGGGTACTGGGGCGCGCACGCGCCCGGCAATCACACTCCTACGGTGAGACCGGACTCGAACGCTGGCTCATCCGGCTGTCGCCGAGGAGCTGACGCCGGCCGACCCGACTGAATCCAGTGTGCCCAGCTCAACTCAACAGCACCCGCGGACCGCGGCTCGTCTCCGCCAACCCGCAGCGTCCACGAGCCCCATGATTGACCCGCCCAACATGCCCGCAGGTTCGCTCCAACGCTGCGCCTCCGGTGCGCACGCCTCGTGCCGCTTGGGCTGTGTGCCCGCTGTCCCACCTCGATCTGCAAGAGGCGTGGGGCCGGTTGATGGGGACGTTCACGATCCGGCTGGTGGCTGAGTCGGAGCCGGTTCACCTGTCTGGGTGAGTGGTGCCTGTTCGGGGTGCCGGGTTCCAGGCGGTGGTCAGGGATGGATGGTTTCGATGGCGGTCCGGCGTGGCGGGTGCTGTCGCTGGGGGCGGGGGGTGCAGTCGACCACGATCGCGTTGATGGCGGTGGCGGGCGAGCTGCCCGCGCCGGACGCGGCGATTTTCGCCGACACGGGGTGGGAACCGACGGCGGTCTATGGACACCTCGAACGTCTGGAGGATGTGCTCCGGTCCTCCGGGATCGGGGTGCATCGGGTGTCGGGCGGCGACATCCGTCGCGACGCGCTGGACCCGGAGCGGCGGTTCGCGTCACTGCCGTACTTCACGTTGGCCTCGCCCGGGATGGTCTCTTACCCCGGTCCGGCTCGGCGGTGTGCGTGCGCGTGGTTCGCGGGAGGTGTCGTCGACGGGGGTGGAGCCTGCTCGAGGGTGCCGACGGTGCGGCGGCACCGGAAGTGTAGCGACGGGCGCGAGCAGGCGCCTTGCGACGGTTGCCGAACGGCGCGGGATGGCGCGGCGCATGTGCACGAGCGAGTACAAGGTGAAGCCGATCCGGCGGCGCATCCGGGAGCTGCTGGGGTATCCGCATCCGGCGCGGGTGCCGTCGGCGGTGTGGGTGGAGCAGTGGGTCGGGTTCTCCGCCGACGAGGTCCACCGGATGCGCGACCTGGGTGTGCGCTATGCGCGAGCGCGGTATCCGCTGATTGAGCTGGGCATGGATCGGCGTGCCTGTCAGCGGTGGTTGCGGGCGCGCGGCTGGGGGTCGACGCCGCGCAGTGCCTGCGTTGGGTGCCCATTCCACGGCAACCGGACGTGGCGGCGGATGCGTGATGAGCGGCCGGACGAGTGGCGGCAGGCGGTGGCCTTCGATGCGGCGATCCGTTGGGGCGGCGCGCGTGGGCGTCCGCTGCGGGGTGAGGCGTTCTTACACGCCTCGCGCGTGCCGCTGGATCGGGCACCGATCGATCGCGTCAGCCGCTCGGAGTGGGCGGACCGGCAGGGCGAGATCTGGGACATGGTGGAGGACGGCGACCCGGACGGCTGCTCGCCGTACGGGTGCCGCTCGGGTGCGCCGGCAGCCTTGGGTGGTGAGTAGATCGGCCACAGAACGCGCCGGCGGGCCGGCTCCCTGGTTCGAGGGGGCCGGCCCGCCGCCGTTCTGGGTCAGGACTTCGGGCGGTCGATGAGGTCGATGATGTCGTTGGCGTTTGTGATCAGGTGGGTGTCGCCGTCCTTGAGGAGCTGGTGGCATCCGGCGCTGGTAGCGCTGGTGACCGGCCCGGGGACCGCGCCGACGACCCGCCATAGGGCGATGGCCTGCTGCGCGATCGGCAGGGTTGCTGAACGTTCGGCGGCTTCGACGATGACGGTCGTGCGCGCCAGCGCGGCCATGATGCGACCGCGCCGCAGGATCGCTGCTCGTGTTGCTGGCGTGCCCGGTGCGGCTTCGGTGAGCAGCAGCCCGCCAGTGTCGATGACGCTGTCGAAGAGCTGGCCGTGGGCGGTGGGGTGTAACCGGTCGAGACCGGCGGGCAGGACTGCGATACTCGGCGCGTCCAGGCTTGCGGCTGCCCTATGTGCTGCGGCGTCGATGCCGAACTGGCCGCCCGTGGTGAGGATGTAGCCGCTCTTTGCAAGGTCGTGGGTGATGTCGCTGGCGACGCGCTCCCCGTAGTGGCTGGCCGCCCGGGAGCCGGTCAGAACGACCCGGATGGCCATCGGCCGGGTGAGCAGCGTGATGTCGCCTCGCGCCCACAAGGCGACGGGTTGGTTCGCGCGGAGGTCGGACAGTCCCGGCGGCCAGAGCTCGCCGCGCGTGTCGACTGAACTGATCGGCCAACCGTCGTCGCCGGGGATGAGCACGTCGAGACCCTGCTCGGCGGTGGCGTTTAGAACGGCTCGGAAGCGTCCTGCGTCCAGGCAGTGCGGGTCGTGGGTCAGCAGGACGCGCAGCCGGGACTCAGCCTCCCCGCCCTCCGGGCTGGGCATGGGCTCGTCGGCGTTCGCGGGGATCATGGCCAGAGCGATTCGGGCCAGGCGTTCGCGGTCACCGTCGGACACGATGCGCAGGATGAGGCTGGCGTCGTGGGTCAGGCTAGTCATAGTGATCTCCGTTCAGTGAGGTGAGGTTCACGGGTTGGCCGGGGTGCCGCGCCCCGGGGGCTGCGGACGGCCCCGGCCATCGGACGGTGCTCAGCGCTCAGGCGTCCCCGCCATCGCCTTCGAGGTCGCCGTCGTCGCCGGGGTCTTCTCCCTCGTCCTGTCCCTCGTCCGGGTCCTCGTCCTCGTGGCGGGCTTCCCCGGCGTCAGCGGACTCGCGGCCGTCGGCGTCGGTGTCCTCGTACTCGGGGTCTTCGGCATCGGCGTCGGCGGCCGGGTCGTCGGGCTGCGGCTCGTGGTCGTCGCTGGACGGTTCGGTGGGGTCCTGGCTGCCCTGTTCGGGGTCGGCGGTGACGATCTGCTCGACGTCGGAGAGGGTGTAGCCCCAGGCGGTGAGCTGGTTGAGGTAGTCCCGGTCGGCCGGGGTGGGGTTGCGCCAGGTGTAGCGGCTTGTGGCGTCTTCCATCGCGCCGAGCGCGATGGCCAGGATGACGTGCCCGGCCTTGGAGGGCGTCTTGCTGACGAGGTCGGTCAGCGGGCGCTCACCCAGACGGGTCTCCTGCCCGAGCAGGGTGGCCGCCATCTGGTGGTCGTCGGTGGCGGCCCGCGCGACGCGCCCGGTGTGGGTGGTGAGGATCATGGCGGCGATGGCTGCGGCGTCGGCGGGCAGGCGCTTGCGGGCGAGCAGCTTGGTCAGCCATTCCCGCCGCACGGTCTCGGCGGCGTCCCATGCCTGATTGTTCGCGATGACCTGGCGGCGTTGTGCCTTCTCTGCCTCAGTGAGCTTGCCCCCGACGACGGTGCCGGTGGAGCCGATCTTGCGCAGGCCGTGAGTGCGCCAGTCGACCACGAAGTGTGCGATGTCGAGGTAGCCGTAGCGGTTGGTGACGGCGACGGCGTGGCCGGGCTTCCCGGCGTAGTTCTTCTCGGTGAGGTGTTGCCCGTTCGCGGTCTGAAGCTGGTCCAGCGCGACGGTGGTGTCGTCGTCGTGGGTGGGCCGGTCGATGATCGTGTAGCCCTTGGCTTCCAGGTCGGCCCTCGCCTGGTCCAGCTCGTCGCGGCGGGTCTTGGCGTTGCGGGCGCGCTGGGCGGCGTGGTCGAAGTCCTCGGGCTGGGTCTTGGCGACCTCACGTAGTTTCGCGACGGCGTCGGGGTCGTCGTCCAGCTCGATCAGGACGGCGGCCTGGTCCAGCGTCAGGTCGTAGTCGGCGACGGCGGCTGCCGCCGTCTCGTGGTCCGCGACGGCGATACCGGTCCGGATGTCTTCACGCTTCGCGCCTGTTTGGCGGGAGATCGCGGTCACGCTCATCCCGTCAAGGGAGAGCTGACGCCAGGCGTCGGCCTTGTCGCGCTCGCTGAGGGCGAGGCGATGCACACCAGTGATGTATTGCTCGATGATCCGCAGGCGTCGTTCGTCGTCGCGGTCGACGATCCACACCGGGACGGTGGGGCAGCCGACCTCGCGGGCGGCGAGGGTGCGCATCTGGCCATCGCGGACCACGACGGTGCCGCCGGGTCCTGGGTGGGCGATCAGTGGCGTGATCACGCCGTTCTGCCGGACGGAGGCGAGGAACCAGCGCGGCATCTTCACCTTGGTGCGGATGTTGTCTTCCAGGACCAGGGTGTGCGGGTCGAGGTGCACGACCTGGTCGAGCCCGGCGGCGTGCATTTCCGGTGTCGCGGCGGCCTCGGCGCTCATCGTCTGGGTGGTCATCGGCTGTCCCCTTCTCGGGATTCCGGGGGATCCGGGTCTCACCGGGTGTGAGTCCTGTTCAGATCCCCGATTTGCCTTTCGGCAATTGCCGATTGAGCGGGCCCGGACGGTGATGGCAAGGACGTAAGAGACAACAGTTCCTGCCCCCGGCACCGGGGCAATAGACAGCCCGGGGCGGGAACTTTTGGCGTTCCTTGCCATCACCGGCCGGGCCCGTAAAATCGAGCTGCCGAAAGGCAAATCACCGCGGCATGCAGCGACACGAGACTCTCCCCGCCCTCAGGCGGCAGGCGTCGCATCGCCCGGGCCTGCCGGTCACCCGCGAGCCCCAGGGGCCCGGGCGTCAGGAGGATGCCGCACCGGGTGGATCGCGGCCTGCGACCGGCGCCGGTGGTCCGGCGCCGGCGAGGATCACCGGCGGCCGGGGCGCGCCGCCGTCGGCGCCCGGGATGTGCGGGCGCCCGCGGGCCGGTCCCCGCCGTTCCCTGCCGGTGTTTCGTGCAGGTCGCTGCCGGGGTGGCGGCCTCGATCTGCTGTTGCTCCGGCAGCGCCGGCGACGCCTGCGACGCGGTCCGGGCTCCCAGAGCTGTTCGGGGTGTCGCGGCCGGCGGGACCAGCGTCGTGGTGGTTGCGTCGGGAATGATGTTGACCATCGCCTGTGACTGGCATAGCCTGAAAGGCTTTGCTCATTGGCGGAGAGGTTGTGCATTGACGTAGGCCGTGACGGCTAGGACGTTGCACTTGGCCCGGTGAACATCGGCGGCGCATGGCAAGGATGCCGACGCATGCGGTGACCTGGGGACCACGACTTTACGTATTTTCATTCGGCGCAGCCGCGCATGGCGTGGATGTGTGCTGCCCGAAACCACATGACGACATTCCTGGGGCGGAGCCTGCCCTGAAATCGGTGGCGCACCTCTCGGTGACCGGCACCGAAAGGTGCGCGGACGCGCGCCGAAGGGGGTGCGGGCCGGGGCAGGAGGGGTGGATCAGATGAGCACGAGAGAGCAGGAGCGGACGGAGCGGCTCGCGCAGATGCAGGAGCAGCTGACCGGGGCGGTGGATGCGCTGGTGTCCAGCGCGGACTGGCGCCGCGCGATGGCGTTCGCGGCGCGGTTCCGGAGCCGGTCGTTCAACAACACGCTGTTGATCTGGTCGCAGCACCTGTCCGCGTTCGAGCAGGGCAGGGCGCCCGAACCGGTGCCGAGCTACGTCGCCGGGTACCGGCAGTGGGCCTCGCTGGGCCGGAACGTCCGTCACGGCGAGCCCGGGTACAAGATCTACGCCCCGCTCAAGGTGCGGATGGCCAGCCGCACCCCGGACGACGCCAGCTCGTGGCGGCGCCTGGCCCCTGGGGAGA is from Jiangella alkaliphila and encodes:
- a CDS encoding NucA/NucB deoxyribonuclease domain-containing protein, with the translated sequence MITVVATTVLSIGAVAAPSSAESAVETPGGPMHGGRPAGSAEPLTYEDLLDPGNAQRFSGEVFADDLIDDGNSMRSAATPEECEEAWGDGPPYDEDFNPEWLWVVLSRNEACSLGSVGGVEPSRFVVYSAYQTAEMILSSNQMLVMLDIGPIIVSQGVNPRSDTLTIDVACVELADEVTCETSDGDGETRTLENWQNAVVLVTVNLEESTGFGDDHAAHSGLYISSDLHAGGDTAPPSPAPPVNQLLDFRCDKATYVSRPLGCVFHEFVPELVFDATETSTYEEAALHIQDALYAPERTVPNTGVRMPGRQDLDEPLRRNFYGNRSRTIVQNKCQELWPGYPAQGLECDEYPFASTYQNANYGPYSVRAIPALQNFDAGQVINALYRDQRLLDGDDFFVDVFGEEPNPGELTAEVTTAQHGYCYFETVGGAQFWYFSGPGETSGYYCYDGAQGQVSAENWLPSPDAEMVSALELRTSNEVHGLDDATTDCDPGTCNAALDTDDFTVTPLLGSESLPQMCVRASFDADYEAGLVQRWTEACIQPQGDAVRSQTNRVIGTTTPPR
- a CDS encoding DNA processing protein DprA, whose protein sequence is MTSLTHDASLILRIVSDGDRERLARIALAMIPANADEPMPSPEGGEAESRLRVLLTHDPHCLDAGRFRAVLNATAEQGLDVLIPGDDGWPISSVDTRGELWPPGLSDLRANQPVALWARGDITLLTRPMAIRVVLTGSRAASHYGERVASDITHDLAKSGYILTTGGQFGIDAAAHRAAASLDAPSIAVLPAGLDRLHPTAHGQLFDSVIDTGGLLLTEAAPGTPATRAAILRRGRIMAALARTTVIVEAAERSATLPIAQQAIALWRVVGAVPGPVTSATSAGCHQLLKDGDTHLITNANDIIDLIDRPKS
- a CDS encoding ParB/RepB/Spo0J family partition protein, with product MTTQTMSAEAAATPEMHAAGLDQVVHLDPHTLVLEDNIRTKVKMPRWFLASVRQNGVITPLIAHPGPGGTVVVRDGQMRTLAAREVGCPTVPVWIVDRDDERRLRIIEQYITGVHRLALSERDKADAWRQLSLDGMSVTAISRQTGAKREDIRTGIAVADHETAAAAVADYDLTLDQAAVLIELDDDPDAVAKLREVAKTQPEDFDHAAQRARNAKTRRDELDQARADLEAKGYTIIDRPTHDDDTTVALDQLQTANGQHLTEKNYAGKPGHAVAVTNRYGYLDIAHFVVDWRTHGLRKIGSTGTVVGGKLTEAEKAQRRQVIANNQAWDAAETVRREWLTKLLARKRLPADAAAIAAMILTTHTGRVARAATDDHQMAATLLGQETRLGERPLTDLVSKTPSKAGHVILAIALGAMEDATSRYTWRNPTPADRDYLNQLTAWGYTLSDVEQIVTADPEQGSQDPTEPSSDDHEPQPDDPAADADAEDPEYEDTDADGRESADAGEARHEDEDPDEGQDEGEDPGDDGDLEGDGGDA